A genomic window from Lentibacter algarum includes:
- the fdhF gene encoding formate dehydrogenase subunit alpha has protein sequence MSETVKFTLDGEQVVAEKGMTIWEVANGRGLVIPHLCHKPAPGYRPDGNCRACMVEIEGERTLAASCIREPQEGMVVVTNNARATSARKMVVEMLLADLPERETSHDKSAHMWDMADLNGVSESRFPKLEEGHIPLLDDSHVAMRVNLDACISCGLCVRACREVQVNDVIGMAGRGHSAYPVFDMDDPMGESSCVACGECVQACPTGALMPATVLDDQQQGDSKDFDSETESVCPFCGVGCKVSLKVKDGKVKYVEGINGPANEGRLCVKGRFGFDYIHHSHRLTKPLIRREDAPAKGLNVHPDNWNEFFREASWDEAMAFAAGGLSGLRDQHGGKAVAGFGSAKCTNEEAYLFQKFIRQGFLHNNVDHCTRLCHASSVTALIENVGSGAVTATFNEIENADVAIIIGANPIENHPVAATYFKQFTKRGGKLIVMDPRGVGLRRFAEEMVQFRPGTDVSMLNAIMHVIVEEELYDSQYIHRWTENWEAEKAHLKDFSPEAMSEICGVSPDQLRRVARIFAGAEAGMIFWGMGVSQHIHGTDNSRCLISLALMTGNVGKPGAGLHPLRGQNNVQGASDAGLVPMFLPDYQSVMDDGIRKAFTDVWGAGDFSNEKGLTVTEIMDEAYAGNIKGMYIQGENPAMSDPDVEHARDALAKLEHLVVQDIFLTETANYADVILPASALYEKNGTVSNTNRQVQRVRPAVTPPGDAREDWKITVELAQRVGLNWDYGDVSEVFNEMKINMASLNNITWERLKTETITYPSLSETDPGQAIVFGDGFPRAEGRAKFTPASVIAPDESPDADYPMIMTTGRQLEHWHTGSMTRRSNVLDAVEPEANCSLHPKTLRRLGVEPGEHVRLSTRRGSIVIMARADRAVAEDMVFVPFAYVEAAANILTNPALDPYGKIPEFKFSAVKVEKAEGAVAAE, from the coding sequence ATGTCTGAAACAGTTAAGTTCACGCTCGATGGTGAGCAGGTTGTGGCCGAAAAGGGTATGACCATTTGGGAAGTGGCAAACGGGCGTGGGCTCGTCATTCCGCATCTTTGCCATAAGCCTGCGCCGGGATATCGCCCTGACGGTAACTGTCGCGCTTGTATGGTTGAGATCGAGGGCGAACGGACCTTGGCTGCGTCTTGTATTCGCGAGCCGCAAGAGGGCATGGTTGTTGTGACCAATAATGCGCGTGCAACGAGTGCCCGTAAAATGGTTGTAGAAATGCTTTTGGCAGATTTGCCTGAGCGTGAGACGAGCCACGACAAATCTGCGCACATGTGGGATATGGCTGATCTCAACGGTGTCAGCGAGAGCCGTTTCCCCAAACTGGAAGAGGGCCATATTCCGCTGTTGGATGATAGCCATGTTGCTATGCGGGTGAACCTTGATGCTTGTATATCCTGCGGGCTTTGCGTGCGTGCGTGCCGTGAAGTGCAGGTCAATGATGTGATCGGCATGGCGGGTCGGGGGCACTCGGCCTATCCTGTGTTTGATATGGATGACCCGATGGGCGAGAGCTCATGTGTCGCTTGTGGCGAATGTGTTCAGGCTTGCCCGACTGGGGCGCTTATGCCTGCGACCGTGCTGGATGATCAGCAGCAAGGCGACAGCAAGGATTTTGACAGCGAAACAGAAAGTGTCTGTCCGTTTTGTGGCGTTGGCTGCAAGGTTTCGCTTAAGGTCAAAGATGGCAAGGTCAAATATGTTGAAGGCATTAACGGGCCTGCCAACGAGGGTCGGCTTTGTGTGAAGGGCCGCTTTGGGTTTGACTACATTCATCACTCTCACCGCCTGACAAAACCGCTTATCCGCCGCGAAGACGCTCCTGCAAAGGGTCTCAATGTACACCCAGACAACTGGAACGAGTTCTTTCGCGAGGCGAGCTGGGATGAAGCGATGGCGTTTGCCGCAGGTGGCCTGTCTGGGCTGCGTGATCAGCATGGCGGCAAGGCTGTAGCGGGGTTTGGTTCGGCCAAATGTACCAATGAAGAGGCATATCTTTTTCAGAAATTCATTCGGCAGGGCTTTCTTCACAACAACGTCGATCACTGCACGCGGCTTTGCCATGCCAGTTCTGTAACCGCGCTGATCGAGAATGTTGGCTCCGGCGCTGTTACGGCGACATTCAATGAGATTGAGAACGCCGATGTTGCAATAATCATCGGAGCGAACCCGATTGAGAACCACCCTGTTGCAGCGACCTATTTCAAACAGTTCACCAAGCGCGGTGGCAAGCTCATAGTAATGGACCCACGTGGGGTCGGTTTGCGCCGTTTTGCAGAAGAGATGGTTCAGTTTCGCCCAGGAACAGACGTCAGCATGCTCAACGCGATTATGCATGTGATCGTCGAAGAGGAGCTGTACGACAGCCAGTACATCCATCGTTGGACCGAAAACTGGGAAGCAGAGAAAGCACATCTGAAGGACTTCTCTCCCGAAGCGATGAGTGAAATTTGTGGTGTGTCGCCTGATCAATTGCGCCGAGTTGCACGCATCTTTGCGGGTGCTGAGGCCGGGATGATTTTCTGGGGCATGGGCGTAAGCCAGCACATCCACGGTACGGATAACTCACGTTGCCTGATTTCGCTTGCCTTGATGACGGGTAATGTCGGTAAGCCAGGCGCTGGGCTGCATCCATTGCGTGGGCAGAACAACGTACAAGGTGCGTCTGATGCTGGCCTCGTTCCGATGTTCTTGCCTGACTATCAAAGTGTCATGGACGACGGCATTCGCAAAGCCTTTACCGATGTTTGGGGGGCTGGAGACTTTTCCAACGAAAAAGGCCTGACTGTGACGGAGATCATGGATGAAGCTTATGCCGGCAACATCAAGGGGATGTATATTCAGGGCGAAAATCCAGCGATGTCAGACCCTGATGTGGAGCATGCGCGTGACGCTTTGGCAAAGCTTGAGCATCTCGTTGTGCAGGATATTTTCCTGACCGAAACAGCGAACTATGCTGATGTGATCCTTCCTGCTTCGGCGCTGTACGAGAAGAATGGTACGGTGAGCAACACCAACCGTCAGGTGCAGCGTGTGAGGCCAGCTGTTACACCGCCAGGTGACGCGCGCGAAGACTGGAAAATCACAGTCGAACTGGCGCAGCGCGTCGGACTCAATTGGGACTATGGTGATGTGTCTGAGGTCTTTAACGAGATGAAGATTAACATGGCCTCGCTCAACAATATAACATGGGAACGGCTCAAGACTGAGACGATCACCTATCCGAGCCTAAGCGAAACTGACCCGGGACAGGCGATCGTGTTCGGGGATGGATTTCCGCGGGCAGAAGGACGCGCAAAGTTTACGCCTGCAAGTGTAATCGCACCTGATGAATCGCCTGATGCAGACTATCCGATGATTATGACAACGGGTCGTCAGCTAGAGCACTGGCACACTGGTTCGATGACACGGCGCTCAAATGTTTTGGACGCCGTGGAGCCTGAGGCCAACTGTTCGTTGCATCCTAAGACTTTGCGCCGTCTTGGTGTGGAGCCGGGTGAGCATGTTCGCTTGAGCACGCGACGCGGCAGTATCGTGATCATGGCGCGTGCTGATCGGGCTGTCGCTGAGGATATGGTATTCGTACCTTTTGCTTATGTTGAAGCTGCAGCGAATATTCTTACAAATCCTGCACTTGATCCATATGGCAAGATTCCCGAGTTTAAATTTTCGGCGGTAAAAGTGGAGAAGGCAGAGGGTGCGGTTGCTGCTGAATAG
- a CDS encoding histidine phosphatase family protein has translation MAELILVRHGQANSHATDEASYDKLSDLGHTQARWLGEHMRATNPHFDHVITGTLRRQKETAVGMGYDKTRVDGRLDELQYFAMAAALEAEHGIVTPTDPTEFASHLPKMIGYWAADKVKSVPERFADFHARTTGLIEEVCQGHGRVLLVTSGGVIGTILRHVLHLSDDGMAKIMLQVMNSSVHRLEYVHGQLMLGSFNATPHLDIPGREHARTFV, from the coding sequence ATGGCAGAACTGATTCTGGTGCGGCACGGGCAGGCCAACAGCCACGCCACGGACGAGGCAAGCTATGACAAACTATCTGATCTGGGCCATACTCAAGCGCGTTGGCTCGGAGAGCATATGCGCGCCACCAACCCCCATTTTGATCATGTGATCACAGGCACTCTGCGCCGCCAAAAAGAGACGGCTGTAGGCATGGGATATGACAAAACTCGCGTCGATGGGCGCCTTGATGAATTACAATACTTCGCAATGGCAGCAGCTCTTGAAGCTGAACACGGAATTGTCACTCCAACTGACCCGACTGAGTTCGCCTCCCATCTGCCCAAGATGATTGGCTACTGGGCCGCCGATAAAGTGAAATCTGTCCCAGAGCGCTTCGCAGACTTTCATGCCCGCACAACGGGCCTCATTGAAGAAGTTTGCCAAGGACACGGCCGCGTGCTCTTGGTAACATCAGGAGGTGTTATCGGAACAATACTGCGCCATGTCTTGCACCTTTCTGATGATGGGATGGCAAAGATCATGTTGCAGGTGATGAATTCCTCGGTTCACCGCCTCGAATATGTACACGGCCAACTCATGCTTGGCAGTTTCAACGCGACGCCCCACCTCGATATCCCTGGCCGTGAACACGCCCGCACTTTTGTCTGA
- a CDS encoding saccharopine dehydrogenase, whose product MTHLWLRAEQRAHEERVGLTPEGAKALIDAGFRLTVEESSVRAIPLQGYVDAGAEVAPENSWPTAPRDAIIFGLKELPEDGTPLPHRHIMFGHAYKGQFSGKALLERFKAGGGTLYDLEYLVDETGRRVAAFGYWAGFAGAAVTLKTWLAQKEGALCPPVGAYANKDALLDELRADLVTKPNAIVIGALGRVGTGASDLLEAMGVSVTKWDMAETANGGPFPEILEHDIFINCILARPGTPQFVPLSAKETPRKLTAIGDVACDPDSDYNPIPVYSEATTWEAPAVRVHDTPPLDVMAIDNLPSMLPLESSEDFAAQLLPSLLTLDVLTEGVWARAEKDFVTHVGAL is encoded by the coding sequence ATGACCCATCTCTGGCTCAGAGCCGAACAACGCGCCCACGAAGAACGTGTAGGCCTGACACCCGAGGGGGCAAAGGCACTGATCGATGCGGGTTTCCGTCTGACCGTCGAAGAAAGCTCTGTGCGCGCTATCCCACTGCAAGGCTATGTCGACGCCGGCGCCGAAGTTGCCCCGGAAAACAGCTGGCCCACAGCCCCCCGTGATGCGATCATCTTCGGCCTGAAAGAGCTGCCTGAAGATGGAACACCACTCCCCCACCGTCACATCATGTTTGGCCACGCCTACAAAGGTCAATTTTCCGGAAAAGCCTTGCTTGAAAGATTTAAAGCGGGCGGCGGTACGCTATACGACCTTGAATATCTTGTCGATGAAACAGGCCGCCGCGTCGCGGCTTTCGGGTATTGGGCAGGCTTCGCAGGGGCAGCTGTCACACTTAAAACATGGCTTGCTCAAAAAGAGGGCGCTCTTTGCCCTCCTGTTGGCGCTTATGCAAACAAAGATGCTCTCTTAGATGAGCTCCGCGCCGATCTTGTCACCAAGCCAAACGCCATCGTCATCGGCGCACTGGGCCGCGTTGGCACGGGGGCATCTGATTTGCTTGAGGCAATGGGCGTTTCCGTGACGAAATGGGACATGGCTGAAACTGCAAATGGCGGCCCCTTTCCAGAAATTCTTGAGCATGACATCTTCATCAACTGCATTCTTGCCCGCCCAGGAACACCGCAGTTTGTCCCGCTATCCGCAAAAGAGACCCCCCGTAAGCTCACCGCGATAGGTGATGTCGCGTGCGACCCTGACAGCGACTATAATCCTATTCCCGTCTACTCAGAAGCCACGACATGGGAAGCACCAGCGGTACGCGTCCATGATACCCCGCCACTTGATGTCATGGCTATCGACAACCTGCCTTCCATGCTCCCGCTCGAAAGCTCTGAGGACTTTGCTGCACAGCTTTTACCATCGCTCCTCACGCTTGACGTACTGACCGAAGGTGTCTGGGCCCGCGCCGAAAAAGACTTCGTTACACATGTAGGCGCTCTATGA
- a CDS encoding SemiSWEET transporter, which translates to MTLAPYVGYLAAALGTICWIPQAWKAWRTRNTSGISLVSNMLFLTTVSLWLLYGLLVSDWPIIIANIFAVIAVLTIVAAKLKYK; encoded by the coding sequence ATGACACTCGCGCCTTACGTAGGCTATCTCGCCGCCGCGCTCGGCACGATTTGCTGGATACCACAGGCTTGGAAAGCTTGGAGAACGCGCAACACATCAGGAATATCTTTGGTGTCAAACATGCTGTTCCTAACAACGGTGTCGCTTTGGCTTCTCTATGGACTTTTGGTCTCAGACTGGCCCATCATCATCGCAAATATATTTGCTGTCATAGCGGTTCTCACGATCGTCGCAGCCAAACTGAAGTACAAATAA